The following are encoded in a window of Telmatobacter sp. DSM 110680 genomic DNA:
- a CDS encoding sodium:solute symporter family protein, whose translation MQLTFVDWLIMLLYFVFVLGIGFALKRYMKTSKDFFQAGRALPAWICGLAFISANLGAQEVIGMGASGAKYGLETAHFYGIGAIPAMIFVGIFMMPFYYGSKARSVPEFLRLRFDEKTRALNACSFAVMTVFSSGISMYAMARLIQALHVFDGLFRALGWAPEGIFTFSIVMSAVIVLLYIFLGGLTSAIYNEVLQFFLIIAGFLPLVLLGLKNVGGWNGLKTAVSAVDPRMMHEWKGVMHASTNPMGIEIIGIGMGLGFVLGSGYWCTDFLVIQTAMASKNMESARRVPLIAAVPKMVFPFLVILPGLLAISLPTPKTTTTIHESNGVIYHTTNVVSKQVEEGRGLVPAKINPVTGKAMLDASGHPLLDYDMATPNMLLHYFPTGILGLGLTALLASFMSGMAGNVTAFNTVFTYDLYQSYIHKGGSDRHYMAVGRWATVGGILLSIATAYAAINFNNIMDTLQLVFSFVNAPLFATFLLGMFWKRTTGHAAFSGLISGTVAAMLHHGLTLPIEAHTGIHGGWITVIHHYPSDMAQNFWGAIFAFGTNFIITVIVSLFTKPRPESELVGLVHSLTPKPPVMHDRWWKSPEALGIAVLLGCVALNIFFA comes from the coding sequence TTGCAGCTTACTTTTGTTGATTGGCTGATCATGCTGCTGTATTTCGTGTTCGTGCTGGGCATTGGCTTTGCCCTCAAGCGCTACATGAAAACCAGCAAAGACTTCTTCCAGGCAGGGCGCGCGCTTCCGGCGTGGATCTGCGGTCTGGCGTTTATCAGCGCGAATCTCGGAGCGCAGGAAGTGATCGGCATGGGTGCTTCAGGCGCTAAGTACGGCCTGGAGACGGCGCACTTCTACGGCATCGGCGCGATTCCCGCCATGATTTTTGTGGGTATCTTCATGATGCCGTTTTATTACGGCTCGAAGGCGCGCTCGGTGCCGGAGTTTCTGCGGCTGAGGTTCGATGAAAAGACGCGCGCGCTGAATGCCTGTTCGTTTGCTGTAATGACGGTGTTCAGTTCGGGTATCTCGATGTATGCGATGGCACGGCTGATCCAGGCGCTGCACGTTTTCGACGGATTGTTTCGTGCGCTCGGCTGGGCGCCTGAAGGAATTTTTACTTTTTCCATCGTGATGTCGGCCGTGATTGTGCTGCTGTATATCTTCCTCGGGGGACTCACCAGCGCGATTTATAACGAGGTGCTGCAGTTCTTCCTGATCATCGCAGGGTTTCTGCCGCTGGTGCTGCTGGGGCTGAAGAATGTTGGCGGATGGAACGGACTAAAGACCGCGGTGTCGGCTGTCGATCCGCGCATGATGCATGAGTGGAAAGGCGTGATGCACGCAAGCACCAACCCGATGGGGATTGAGATTATCGGCATCGGGATGGGGCTTGGATTTGTGCTGGGGTCTGGATATTGGTGCACGGATTTCCTCGTAATTCAGACGGCGATGGCCTCGAAGAACATGGAGTCGGCGCGGCGCGTCCCGCTGATAGCTGCCGTGCCGAAGATGGTGTTTCCGTTCCTGGTGATTTTGCCAGGACTGCTGGCGATCTCGCTGCCTACTCCGAAGACGACGACCACGATTCACGAAAGCAATGGCGTCATTTACCACACGACTAACGTTGTTTCGAAACAGGTAGAAGAAGGCAGAGGGCTGGTTCCGGCGAAGATTAATCCGGTAACCGGCAAAGCAATGCTCGACGCCAGTGGCCATCCGCTGCTTGATTACGACATGGCCACGCCGAACATGTTGCTGCATTATTTCCCGACCGGCATTCTCGGACTGGGCTTGACGGCTCTCCTAGCAAGCTTCATGAGCGGCATGGCCGGTAACGTGACGGCGTTCAATACCGTGTTCACGTACGACCTTTACCAGTCCTACATTCACAAGGGCGGCAGCGACCGGCATTACATGGCGGTGGGTAGGTGGGCTACGGTGGGCGGAATTCTGCTGTCGATCGCCACAGCGTATGCAGCCATCAACTTCAACAACATCATGGATACGCTGCAACTGGTGTTCAGCTTTGTGAATGCGCCGCTGTTCGCGACGTTCCTGCTGGGCATGTTCTGGAAGCGCACCACCGGCCACGCCGCATTTAGCGGGCTGATCTCGGGCACAGTGGCTGCGATGTTGCACCACGGGCTGACATTGCCAATCGAGGCGCATACGGGCATCCATGGCGGTTGGATTACGGTAATTCATCACTACCCAAGCGACATGGCACAGAATTTCTGGGGTGCAATCTTCGCCTTCGGTACTAATTTCATCATCACGGTGATTGTGAGTTTGTTTACGAAACCGCGGCCGGAATCGGAACTGGTGGGGCTGGTGCACTCTCTGACACCGAAGCCGCCGGTTATGCATGATCGCTGGTGGAAGAGTCCCGAGGCTCTGGGAATCGCCGTGCTGCTGGGTTGCGTGGCACTTAATATTTTCTTTGCCTGA